The following are from one region of the Paenibacillus protaetiae genome:
- a CDS encoding N-acetylmuramoyl-L-alanine amidase family protein, with protein sequence MKKIALMLLFMSMFFPLFSGMGQAAESAAVVPKLFLNGQPLQASVPPQIVQGKYTVVPVRIVSENLGYQVGWQQDTKTVTIHNGQNEIVLQINDDSALVNHVPVQLDVPAMIDQGTTLIPLRFVGEQMGLAVNWDQATKSVYLTREEETDPVDEEEGDDPSADPGALISSVSYDSMEGLVVQYEGELHPNVPFKLDNPKRIVIDLPNTGYGPSALFAGAEVKLPVTDNPYLLGVRYSLFAKDPDTARLVLDLAEDADVVLDDSDPGKLRIQLGEPSGNNGSTGQQTDPSVPGVPAGDGQTSGGKVYTVVIDAGHGGTDPGARSVDGRWEKDLNLQISLKLKALLDQEKQIKVVLSRPEDKYVGLADRVTIAEQNKADIFISIHANSDPKGTATGTETYYTRESSKSLADVIHSHLVKGTGLKDRGVKQESLHVTRETTMPAILLETGFLTNQTDVNTVFDDKVQNRIAAEIVAGIKQYLKLS encoded by the coding sequence ATGAAAAAAATTGCGCTAATGCTGTTGTTTATGTCGATGTTTTTTCCTCTTTTTTCCGGAATGGGACAAGCAGCCGAGTCTGCTGCTGTTGTGCCAAAGCTGTTTTTAAACGGCCAGCCGCTGCAAGCGAGCGTACCGCCCCAGATTGTGCAAGGCAAATATACGGTTGTGCCGGTCCGTATCGTATCTGAAAACTTAGGCTACCAGGTTGGCTGGCAGCAGGATACCAAAACCGTCACCATACATAACGGCCAAAATGAAATTGTATTGCAAATTAACGATGACAGCGCGCTGGTTAACCATGTGCCGGTGCAGCTCGACGTTCCGGCCATGATCGACCAGGGAACAACGCTGATTCCTTTACGGTTCGTCGGAGAGCAGATGGGCCTTGCCGTCAACTGGGATCAAGCTACGAAATCCGTTTATCTTACGCGTGAAGAAGAGACGGACCCGGTTGACGAGGAAGAAGGAGACGATCCGTCTGCCGATCCGGGCGCGTTAATCTCTTCCGTATCTTACGATAGCATGGAAGGTCTTGTTGTCCAATACGAAGGTGAGCTGCATCCGAACGTCCCTTTTAAACTGGACAACCCCAAACGTATCGTTATTGATCTGCCTAATACGGGATATGGCCCATCTGCCTTGTTTGCCGGCGCCGAGGTTAAGCTCCCGGTAACAGATAACCCGTATTTGCTTGGCGTCCGCTACTCGCTGTTTGCCAAAGATCCGGATACGGCCAGGCTGGTGCTGGATTTGGCGGAGGATGCTGATGTGGTTCTGGATGACAGCGATCCCGGTAAGCTGCGTATTCAGCTTGGAGAACCTTCCGGCAATAACGGCAGCACCGGGCAGCAGACAGATCCTTCCGTTCCGGGTGTACCGGCAGGGGACGGCCAGACGTCTGGCGGCAAAGTGTATACGGTCGTCATTGATGCGGGCCACGGCGGAACGGACCCCGGCGCCAGAAGTGTAGACGGCAGATGGGAAAAAGATTTGAATCTGCAAATCTCGCTGAAGCTTAAAGCGCTGCTGGATCAAGAGAAGCAGATTAAAGTTGTGCTGAGCAGGCCGGAAGATAAGTACGTTGGGCTTGCCGACCGCGTTACTATAGCCGAACAAAACAAAGCGGATATTTTTATATCGATCCACGCGAACAGTGATCCGAAAGGGACGGCAACCGGTACGGAAACCTATTACACAAGGGAATCAAGCAAATCTCTTGCGGATGTTATCCATTCCCATCTTGTGAAAGGGACAGGCCTTAAAGACCGCGGCGTGAAACAGGAGAGCCTGCATGTCACCAGAGAAACTACAATGCCGGCGATCTTGCTGGAAACGGGATTTCTGACGAATCAGACGGATGTCAATACCGT